A single Tenacibaculum sp. 190524A02b DNA region contains:
- a CDS encoding tetratricopeptide repeat protein, with product MQEKIFFIFFYFTFSLLFLSCKEVKKDLPQKKAQTELDSITYFLNKSKKNLLHKNSRVKILNKVYSKIKNKQNSSLKAKQYSTLAYQYFKNGDTIHFLKLNKEAKNLAIKIKDTFAIADVYWNYANFYNKKQVYEKSYSYYNKAYNHFNNINKDFESAKMLYAMSYIKGRYRSYMSSEILNVKALEKFKLLKKNFDIYQSYNHLGLLQYDIKEYNKAIFYYEKALEFYNKLKPKTKKKNYIEIYNNIANAYFKKGKYNTALFYYNKELNNNLLRKEQYARIIDNRAFCKLAMHDTISVKSDFLKALEIRDSLQNKTDIITSKIRLSDYYKYVKDTIKAIKYAKEANKLAKRVKNGGDYLTSLQQLANLDTQNTKKYLDRYITFNDSLINAERRIQNKFARIEFETDEYIEETERLTQQRIWILVTSLGGLLILSLLYFLRMQKIQNEKLSIEAEQQKANEEVYILTLQQQAKLEEERIKERNRISEELHDGILGKLFGTRFGLGFLPLQGDVATLEKHKDLLDELQDIEKEIRDVSHKLSDNFNSSDINFSSIIKQLLEDKSVIGNFKYQISVSSDISWNAMNEITKANIYRIIQEALQNIIKHANAKNVTLDFYLQNENLVAKITDDGVGFNSKKGKKGIGIKNIKSRVEKLKGSLTIESKINVGTILHINTPYIKKDGRK from the coding sequence TACTTTTTCTTTGCTTTTTCTCTCTTGTAAAGAAGTTAAGAAAGACCTTCCTCAAAAAAAAGCACAAACTGAATTAGATAGTATCACTTACTTTCTAAATAAATCAAAAAAAAACTTATTACATAAAAACTCTAGAGTTAAAATTTTAAATAAAGTTTACTCTAAAATTAAGAATAAACAAAATTCAAGTTTAAAAGCCAAACAATATAGTACTCTTGCCTATCAATATTTTAAAAATGGTGATACCATTCACTTTTTAAAATTAAACAAAGAAGCAAAAAATTTGGCCATTAAAATTAAAGATACTTTTGCCATTGCAGATGTCTATTGGAACTATGCAAATTTTTACAACAAAAAGCAAGTTTATGAAAAATCATATTCTTATTACAACAAAGCATACAACCACTTTAATAACATAAATAAAGATTTTGAGTCTGCTAAAATGCTATATGCCATGTCCTATATAAAAGGCCGTTACAGAAGCTATATGAGTAGTGAAATTCTTAATGTAAAGGCTTTAGAAAAATTCAAGCTATTAAAGAAAAACTTTGACATTTATCAAAGTTATAATCATTTGGGACTCTTACAATATGATATTAAAGAATATAACAAAGCTATTTTTTATTATGAAAAGGCTTTAGAGTTTTACAATAAATTAAAACCAAAAACTAAAAAGAAAAACTACATAGAGATCTATAATAATATTGCTAACGCTTATTTCAAAAAAGGAAAATACAATACTGCTCTTTTTTACTATAATAAAGAACTTAATAACAATCTACTAAGAAAAGAGCAATATGCCCGTATCATAGATAATCGAGCCTTTTGTAAACTAGCAATGCATGATACTATAAGTGTTAAATCTGATTTTTTAAAAGCTTTAGAAATTCGTGATAGTTTACAGAACAAAACTGACATTATAACCTCTAAAATACGTTTATCGGATTATTACAAATATGTAAAAGACACCATTAAGGCAATAAAATACGCTAAAGAAGCAAACAAACTAGCTAAAAGGGTTAAAAATGGGGGTGATTATTTAACTTCTTTACAGCAACTAGCCAATTTAGATACTCAAAATACCAAAAAATATTTAGACCGTTATATTACCTTTAATGACAGCTTAATAAATGCGGAACGCAGAATACAAAATAAGTTTGCGCGTATTGAGTTTGAAACGGATGAGTATATAGAAGAAACAGAGCGTTTAACCCAACAACGTATTTGGATTTTAGTCACCAGTTTGGGTGGTTTACTAATTTTGAGTCTGTTGTATTTTTTACGTATGCAAAAAATACAAAATGAAAAGCTAAGTATTGAAGCGGAACAACAAAAAGCTAATGAAGAAGTATACATCCTTACCTTACAACAACAAGCCAAATTGGAAGAGGAACGTATTAAAGAGCGTAACCGTATTTCAGAAGAACTACACGATGGTATTTTAGGAAAACTATTTGGTACGCGCTTTGGCTTAGGCTTTTTACCCTTGCAAGGAGATGTTGCTACTTTAGAAAAACACAAAGACTTACTGGATGAATTACAAGATATTGAAAAAGAAATTAGAGATGTATCTCATAAGTTAAGTGATAATTTTAATAGTTCTGATATTAACTTTTCTTCAATTATTAAACAATTGCTAGAAGATAAAAGCGTTATTGGTAATTTTAAGTATCAGATTAGTGTATCCTCAGATATTTCTTGGAATGCTATGAATGAAATAACCAAAGCTAATATTTATAGAATAATTCAGGAAGCTTTACAGAATATTATTAAGCATGCTAACGCAAAAAATGTTACTTTAGATTTTTATTTGCAAAATGAGAATTTGGTTGCAAAAATAACAGATGATGGTGTTGGTTTTAATAGTAAAAAAGGTAAAAAAGGAATTGGTATTAAAAATATAAAATCAAGAGTTGAAAAATTAAAAGGAAGTTTAACAATAGAATCAAAAATAAACGTAGGTACTATCCTACACATTAATACTCCCTACATCAAAAAAGATGGAAGAAAATAA